A region from the Halobacillus mangrovi genome encodes:
- a CDS encoding beta-ketoacyl-ACP synthase III: MNAGFLGVGHYAPEKVLTNKDLEKMVDTSDEWIRTRTGIEERRIASDEMDTSDMAYEAAKNALDDANMKAEDLDMILVATVTPDTPFPSVATMLQHRLGARKVAAMDLSAACAGFMYGVITAEQFIKTNAYKNVLVVGVEKLSKITDWSDRNTCVLFGDGAGAAVIGPVSDDKGILSSELGSDGSGGPYLYQDDTLFMNGREVFKFAVRQMPESSVNVVKKIGLSEQDVDYLVPHQANIRIMEAARQRLGIPEEKMSTQVKRYGNTSSASIPIALSEDVKAGKIKDNDLVVLVGFGGGLTWGAVALRWGK; this comes from the coding sequence ATGAACGCAGGATTCCTAGGCGTAGGGCACTACGCTCCAGAAAAAGTTCTAACCAATAAAGATTTAGAGAAAATGGTAGACACTAGTGATGAATGGATTCGTACACGTACTGGCATTGAGGAGCGGAGAATCGCTTCAGATGAGATGGATACGTCAGATATGGCATACGAAGCAGCCAAAAATGCACTTGATGATGCAAACATGAAGGCTGAAGATCTGGATATGATCCTTGTCGCAACTGTAACTCCTGATACACCGTTCCCATCTGTAGCTACAATGCTGCAGCATCGATTAGGTGCGCGGAAGGTAGCAGCAATGGATTTGAGTGCAGCTTGTGCAGGTTTTATGTACGGGGTGATCACAGCTGAACAATTCATCAAGACCAATGCTTATAAAAATGTTCTTGTGGTCGGCGTCGAGAAGCTATCTAAAATTACCGATTGGAGTGACCGGAATACATGCGTACTTTTCGGTGATGGAGCAGGTGCGGCAGTCATTGGTCCTGTCAGTGATGATAAAGGGATCCTATCATCCGAATTAGGGTCTGATGGAAGCGGCGGTCCATATCTTTATCAAGATGATACGCTGTTCATGAACGGACGTGAAGTGTTTAAGTTTGCAGTTAGACAAATGCCTGAGTCTTCTGTAAATGTCGTTAAGAAAATTGGGTTGAGTGAACAGGATGTCGACTACCTTGTTCCTCATCAGGCAAACATAAGAATTATGGAAGCAGCAAGACAACGCCTTGGCATTCCTGAAGAGAAAATGTCAACACAGGTGAAGCGTTACGGAAATACATCTTCTGCATCCATTCCAATCGCTTTGTCAGAAGACGTAAAGGCAGGTAAAATAAAAGATAACGATCTAGTAGTTCTTGTCGGATTCGGCGGCGGGCTCACATGGGGTGCCGTTGCGCTTCGATGGGGCAAGTAA
- a CDS encoding BMP family ABC transporter substrate-binding protein has product MRTLYVLFLSLLLLLTGCNQISGNGQANRVGMLVETTIHDQAWGQQGYKGLQSIQDEYGVDIYFKEGIKSYSQTIQAVDHLVNKGVNIIFGHSNIYGKHFQQLHKQYPDVQFIYFNGQFTAENVTSLNFSANAMGFFAGMVAGKMTEADLIGIIASFEWQPEVEGFYEGVMYQNPEADVHIAYTNSWENTDKARMLYEQMEEEGADVFYPAGDIFNVPVINEVQKDGHYAIGYVSDQSSVAENTVLTSTVQKVDVVYNLAMDRYVEGELPGKPLTFDFQDGAIKLGEYSPEIPESFQKQMDDLIEQYMKTGKLPNE; this is encoded by the coding sequence GTGAGAACACTATACGTCTTATTCCTCTCTCTACTATTGCTTCTAACTGGATGCAATCAAATATCAGGGAACGGGCAAGCCAATCGAGTAGGAATGCTTGTCGAAACGACCATTCACGATCAAGCCTGGGGCCAGCAGGGATATAAAGGCTTACAATCCATTCAGGACGAGTATGGAGTGGATATTTACTTTAAAGAAGGAATTAAAAGTTATTCCCAAACTATTCAAGCTGTCGATCATTTAGTCAATAAAGGCGTCAATATTATATTCGGTCACAGCAACATTTATGGGAAACATTTTCAACAACTTCATAAACAATATCCAGATGTTCAGTTCATTTATTTTAATGGTCAGTTTACTGCAGAAAATGTGACGAGTTTGAATTTCAGTGCCAATGCGATGGGATTCTTCGCAGGTATGGTTGCAGGGAAAATGACAGAAGCAGATCTGATCGGTATCATTGCTTCTTTTGAATGGCAGCCAGAAGTAGAAGGTTTTTATGAGGGTGTCATGTATCAAAATCCTGAAGCAGATGTCCATATCGCTTATACCAACAGCTGGGAAAACACGGATAAAGCACGGATGCTGTATGAACAGATGGAAGAAGAAGGGGCTGATGTCTTTTATCCTGCAGGAGACATTTTTAATGTTCCTGTGATCAATGAAGTTCAAAAGGATGGACATTATGCAATCGGGTATGTATCTGATCAATCCTCTGTGGCAGAAAATACGGTGTTGACGAGCACTGTCCAAAAGGTTGATGTGGTTTACAATCTGGCCATGGATCGATATGTAGAAGGAGAACTTCCTGGTAAGCCGCTAACGTTTGACTTTCAGGACGGGGCCATTAAACTGGGAGAATACAGCCCCGAAATCCCTGAATCTTTCCAAAAGCAGATGGATGATTTGATCGAACAGTATATGAAAACTGGAAAGCTTCCCAACGAATAG
- a CDS encoding YjzD family protein: MRIIWTMIWAFLLSAMAVYVISNMSGGHFDFLQVIILTVLFTIAAVVLGEGVIKEEEA; encoded by the coding sequence ATGCGGATCATTTGGACTATGATTTGGGCCTTTTTATTAAGTGCTATGGCTGTATATGTCATCAGTAATATGTCCGGAGGCCACTTTGATTTCCTCCAAGTTATTATTTTGACGGTGCTTTTCACAATAGCTGCCGTAGTACTTGGAGAAGGTGTCATAAAGGAAGAAGAGGCTTAA
- a CDS encoding undecaprenyl-diphosphate phosphatase gives MEEIWILIKYLFLGIFQGFTEPIPISSSGHLVILQDIIGMEFDGLQFEVLVNFGSLVAVLIVYRDDLLRLTKNGIGYIISKDERQKDEFDFIVYLIIGTIPAGLLGILLGDAIEGLSTTQTVGITLIITGIALWLIRNLQGRKGEGQLNWKDAMIVGLGQAVALIPGISRSGATIVAAMFLGMKRETALRFSFLLYIPVSLGTMLLSLEELVASADSAGIWAGYTIAFLGSVVASYFSLRWFMNIMEKGKLKYFAYYCFIVGGLVLLVVLL, from the coding sequence ATGGAAGAAATATGGATACTTATCAAATACTTATTTCTTGGAATTTTCCAGGGGTTCACAGAACCTATTCCTATTTCGTCAAGTGGTCACTTAGTTATCTTACAAGATATCATCGGAATGGAATTTGATGGTTTACAATTCGAAGTACTTGTGAATTTCGGCTCTTTAGTCGCCGTATTAATCGTTTATCGAGACGACTTACTACGATTAACGAAGAACGGTATTGGTTATATAATTTCAAAGGATGAGCGTCAGAAGGATGAATTTGACTTCATTGTCTACTTGATCATCGGTACCATTCCTGCAGGTTTGTTAGGCATATTGCTTGGCGATGCGATTGAAGGATTATCTACAACTCAGACCGTGGGTATTACTCTCATTATCACGGGTATTGCCTTGTGGCTGATTCGAAACTTGCAAGGTAGAAAAGGGGAAGGTCAGCTCAACTGGAAGGATGCAATGATTGTTGGTTTAGGCCAGGCTGTTGCGCTTATTCCTGGCATTAGCCGCTCAGGAGCAACCATTGTAGCTGCCATGTTCCTAGGAATGAAGCGTGAAACGGCGCTGCGATTTTCTTTTTTACTGTACATTCCAGTCAGCTTGGGAACGATGCTCTTGTCGCTAGAAGAATTAGTTGCCAGCGCGGATTCTGCTGGGATTTGGGCAGGATACACGATCGCATTTCTTGGATCTGTGGTAGCCTCCTACTTTTCTTTAAGATGGTTTATGAACATTATGGAAAAAGGAAAGCTTAAATACTTTGCTTACTATTGTTTCATCGTAGGTGGATTAGTACTATTGGTTGTCTTATTGTAA
- the moaD gene encoding molybdopterin converting factor subunit 1, with translation MNKILFFAELREKMGEDSIELNMSGKKVEEIKEIIQKVYSLSNVEHSMVAVNEEFAKNETEVKDGDTIAFIPPVSGG, from the coding sequence ATGAACAAAATCCTTTTCTTTGCAGAGCTCCGTGAAAAGATGGGCGAGGATAGCATCGAGTTAAATATGAGTGGGAAAAAAGTTGAAGAGATCAAGGAGATTATTCAAAAAGTTTATTCCCTTTCTAACGTAGAGCATTCAATGGTTGCTGTGAATGAGGAGTTTGCAAAAAATGAAACAGAAGTGAAAGACGGAGACACAATTGCCTTTATTCCTCCAGTAAGCGGGGGATAA
- a CDS encoding molybdenum cofactor biosynthesis protein MoaE, producing MSDFWISEEPLDVQVVIERVTRREAGAINTFIGTVREFTHGKRTLYLEYEAYKPMAEKKLSEIGEEIKNTWPDSKTAIVHRVGRLDITDIAVIIAVSTPHRADSYEASRYAIERIKEIVPIWKKEHWENGEKWIGDQKENKAGIPSKEAMK from the coding sequence ATGAGTGATTTTTGGATATCTGAAGAACCGCTGGATGTCCAAGTGGTAATCGAACGTGTAACGAGACGAGAGGCAGGGGCTATCAATACGTTTATAGGTACTGTCAGGGAGTTTACGCATGGTAAACGAACTCTTTATTTAGAGTATGAAGCTTATAAACCAATGGCTGAAAAGAAACTCTCTGAAATAGGAGAAGAGATAAAAAATACATGGCCCGATTCCAAGACGGCCATCGTTCATCGGGTTGGTCGTTTGGACATTACGGATATTGCAGTCATTATCGCTGTATCCACTCCGCATAGAGCAGATTCCTACGAAGCTAGTCGTTATGCAATCGAGCGTATTAAGGAAATCGTACCGATCTGGAAAAAAGAGCACTGGGAAAACGGTGAGAAGTGGATTGGTGATCAGAAGGAGAATAAAGCAGGTATACCATCCAAGGAGGCGATGAAATGA
- the mobB gene encoding molybdopterin-guanine dinucleotide biosynthesis protein B — protein sequence MSTQSPVFQIVGYKNTGKTSLLSEIIAYGSARGQRVAAIKHHGHDEPLKVMHHETDSYRLHESGAFMTGVDSPRRFQLELNHPEGFTLDHLVELYRNFSPDLIVVEGFKYEHYPKAVIIKRADDLKLLDLTNIQFVITWNENLTDHLSIPVYTLREWRRRMSDVYTVAKGGEPDE from the coding sequence ATGTCTACACAATCGCCGGTCTTCCAAATCGTAGGATACAAAAACACAGGCAAGACATCGTTGTTATCAGAAATTATCGCATATGGATCGGCTAGAGGGCAGCGTGTAGCTGCTATCAAACACCATGGCCACGATGAACCGTTGAAAGTTATGCATCATGAAACGGACAGTTATCGTTTACATGAGTCGGGGGCGTTTATGACAGGTGTTGATAGTCCAAGACGATTTCAACTCGAACTTAACCACCCTGAAGGATTCACCCTTGATCATCTTGTGGAATTATATCGTAATTTTTCTCCCGATTTAATTGTGGTAGAAGGGTTCAAATACGAGCATTACCCTAAGGCGGTGATTATTAAGCGAGCGGACGATTTAAAATTGTTGGATCTTACGAACATCCAGTTCGTCATTACTTGGAATGAAAATCTGACCGATCATCTTTCTATTCCTGTGTACACATTGAGGGAATGGAGAAGAAGAATGTCAGATGTGTACACTGTGGCAAAAGGGGGAGAACCTGATGAGTGA
- a CDS encoding metal-sulfur cluster assembly factor produces MSTALEENAMGALENVIDPELGIDIVNLGLVYGVDIDDEGNTTVTMTLTAMGCPLAGHIEQDVKRCLADLPEINEVQVNIVWNPPWTKDRMSRYAKIALGIPD; encoded by the coding sequence GTGAGTACAGCACTTGAAGAAAATGCTATGGGTGCCCTTGAAAATGTCATTGACCCTGAGCTTGGCATTGATATTGTCAACCTGGGCCTTGTCTACGGCGTCGATATAGATGACGAAGGGAATACTACAGTTACAATGACATTAACAGCGATGGGCTGCCCGTTAGCTGGTCATATTGAACAAGATGTGAAACGCTGCTTAGCTGATTTACCAGAAATTAATGAAGTCCAGGTGAATATCGTTTGGAATCCACCGTGGACGAAGGATCGCATGAGCCGTTATGCAAAAATCGCATTAGGTATACCTGATTGA